One window of the Lactobacillus sp. PV034 genome contains the following:
- a CDS encoding lipase family protein, producing MEKQLNSHLIPLRDYNILSDEVYITDPKKGSNYLINGNFHPKNISQSYRILDISRNGTYGPHHKYGAKNGMQAMTVAPVDKKGKVDYGHITIAYAGTNTADKADVRTDLENIVAGLPVYVGNEIKQSQFTTAKSYAKYIQTKYKKKMPNAKFSVTGHSLGGSLALAVGGKYHLQTVAFNGPFPIYNLTPLQILYIKNHPEKFADYLNEDDFIGNYHNNWSMNKSRNVVHGSFQHYYKNGNNFEEFLRKKPH from the coding sequence ATGGAAAAACAACTAAATAGTCATTTGATTCCATTACGAGATTATAATATTTTATCTGATGAAGTTTATATTACCGATCCAAAGAAAGGAAGTAATTACTTAATAAATGGAAATTTTCACCCTAAGAATATTTCCCAATCGTACAGAATTCTAGACATCTCTCGTAATGGTACTTACGGACCTCATCATAAATATGGCGCAAAAAATGGAATGCAGGCAATGACGGTAGCACCCGTTGATAAAAAAGGTAAAGTAGATTATGGCCATATAACAATTGCTTATGCTGGAACCAATACGGCAGATAAAGCTGATGTGCGTACCGATTTAGAAAATATAGTTGCAGGCTTACCCGTTTATGTTGGAAATGAAATCAAACAATCGCAATTTACGACAGCTAAAAGTTATGCAAAATATATTCAGACTAAATATAAAAAGAAGATGCCCAATGCTAAGTTTTCAGTTACTGGACACTCACTAGGAGGATCTTTAGCACTAGCAGTTGGCGGAAAGTATCATCTTCAAACTGTTGCTTTTAATGGACCATTTCCAATTTATAATCTCACTCCCTTACAGATACTTTATATTAAAAATCACCCAGAAAAATTTGCAGATTATTTAAATGAAGATGATTTTATTGGAAACTACCATAATAATTGGAGTATGAATAAGTCCCGGAATGTTGTTCATGGAAGTTTCCAACATTATTATAAGAATGGAAACAATTTTGAGGAGTTTTTAAGAAAAAAACCACATTGA
- a CDS encoding WXG100 family type VII secretion target, with amino-acid sequence MSAISVTPEQLRASAKVYMNASQDIQQQMQRVQSENNNMASEWRGQAFQAYLQQFEQLKGNVNQMTQLLEQINQQLDNYANTVEQRDSEDRNAFGLQ; translated from the coding sequence GTGAGTGCTATTTCAGTTACCCCAGAACAATTACGTGCATCTGCAAAAGTTTATATGAATGCTTCTCAAGACATTCAACAACAAATGCAACGTGTACAAAGCGAAAATAACAATATGGCAAGTGAATGGAGAGGTCAAGCTTTCCAAGCCTACCTTCAACAATTTGAACAATTGAAGGGTAATGTTAACCAAATGACCCAATTATTAGAGCAAATTAATCAGCAACTCGATAATTACGCTAACACTGTTGAACAACGTGATAGTGAAGATCGAAATGCCTTCGGTTTGCAATAG
- the esaA gene encoding type VII secretion protein EsaA: MEKIKRNRPLVIGLIVLAAIILISLLVGIGIHNRDVRRQNSAAHKAKVQYVLVNEDNGAKFNNKHYNLGKDFLKLVSQDKKHDWETATYDGAQDGMKNGLYDVEVIIPQDFSQRILSLESTSPKKAGVRYRVRKGQNEVTNQMIGRNVNQLIYDFNNRVVRMYFSSLIGNLRNAQLAMGNIANKQDMQVSDLANQVQQPFNGLDDQFGALFNTASILDENGSTDSQAFSNSMKDMLNALDKNKDADSREDSQSIKDLQDRLNSQLDTYNNLNRQSDKYRNDLKAYFGPENPIAKLKKYSFDAKTPTKTDDSFNSQITDLDEKYDSLLKKKKDLEEEYHLQPGKTEENITQIMNQSLNKNPQTNASALQNFINSLNGEISELEIAQDMTTDSKDTQNQINQNDYNLAVDILKKYSHTVGANYGSHQTTFINKNSQSNFDGNVTLGLTPGTNKIELDGKGISANGVDAESIKKQLEQEDFVVDKISSFDDNSMEIKIHPKETKTEVTTKEDKEKKNPDKATDSSENKEDKKEESDQEEKKTEITSTAGNAFITFGVTYHYKKPTTYKWTVNGQEQNTGDIQKLNDDRMDALNANVTATIAAAKQVVATYGNGESMADFASHQTGDQIVASAGSLADLASKDPTQPVPTDNSKIQQEAKDLADNYDKICQQLETLGQASGNLPVDKQTNSDIKALNEISKNLGKDGLKAYLDNMSNIIEWYNKAQELVNSEDEKQTNNENEQPKAVASDETDSSTEKQTNDDLVNQYNDLQKSINDSVKSLDYGNKDKQKDLKPVIKDLTNNTTKLQNSTNSIKNKLSQNVKDSQNQANNNQDFAQAFNNVMSNARNGEADNSKVYNFLTNPIKATGSYSELRQQSIIPYFMTLIGTLAALFVGLGIAKNLPGRKLTEETAMIDHTRPWLNLPSALITLGISFVIGVFFSLTTMGVVPATSHFDWGFYPTIIMVIMISAIAAGARHHRMVTIYVVSFLLALYILLTPFIGVLVRSGSLIQFLYRISPLQNIEIGYTVLINHGVIGGLTLFGLIIFLIVVIFANFFIKPLPTIEESPKAGNEHEA, encoded by the coding sequence ATGGAGAAAATTAAAAGAAATCGTCCGTTAGTAATTGGCTTAATCGTATTAGCGGCAATTATTTTAATTAGCTTATTAGTAGGGATTGGTATTCACAATCGAGATGTTAGACGTCAAAATTCCGCTGCTCACAAAGCAAAGGTACAGTATGTCTTGGTTAATGAAGATAATGGTGCAAAATTTAATAATAAACATTACAACTTAGGAAAAGACTTTTTAAAGTTAGTTTCTCAGGATAAGAAGCATGATTGGGAAACAGCAACTTATGATGGTGCCCAAGATGGAATGAAAAATGGTTTATACGATGTTGAAGTTATTATCCCACAAGATTTTTCTCAAAGAATTCTTTCACTAGAAAGTACTTCACCTAAAAAGGCTGGGGTTAGATATCGGGTACGTAAAGGACAAAATGAAGTTACAAATCAAATGATTGGTCGTAATGTAAACCAATTAATCTATGATTTTAATAATCGTGTAGTGCGAATGTACTTCTCTAGTTTGATTGGAAATTTACGTAATGCTCAGTTAGCAATGGGAAATATTGCCAATAAACAAGATATGCAAGTTAGTGATTTGGCTAATCAAGTTCAACAGCCTTTTAATGGTTTGGATGATCAATTTGGTGCCTTATTCAATACTGCTAGCATCTTAGATGAAAATGGTAGTACTGATAGTCAGGCATTTAGTAATAGTATGAAAGACATGCTAAATGCCCTTGATAAGAATAAGGATGCAGACAGTCGAGAAGATAGCCAATCAATCAAGGATCTTCAAGATCGCTTAAATTCTCAATTAGATACTTATAATAATTTGAATCGTCAATCTGATAAGTATCGTAATGATCTAAAAGCATATTTTGGACCAGAAAATCCAATTGCCAAACTGAAAAAATATAGTTTTGATGCTAAGACACCAACAAAAACTGATGATTCTTTTAATAGTCAAATTACTGATCTAGATGAAAAGTATGATTCATTATTAAAGAAAAAGAAAGATCTTGAAGAAGAGTATCACTTGCAACCGGGTAAAACCGAAGAAAATATTACTCAGATAATGAATCAGTCACTAAATAAAAATCCTCAAACTAACGCTTCAGCTCTGCAGAACTTTATTAATTCTTTAAATGGTGAAATAAGTGAGTTAGAAATTGCCCAAGATATGACTACTGATAGCAAAGATACACAAAATCAAATTAATCAAAATGACTATAATTTAGCAGTCGATATTTTGAAAAAATACAGTCATACTGTAGGTGCAAATTACGGAAGTCATCAAACTACCTTTATTAATAAAAATAGTCAATCAAACTTTGATGGGAATGTAACCTTAGGTCTTACTCCTGGTACAAATAAAATTGAACTTGATGGTAAAGGTATTTCTGCTAATGGTGTTGATGCTGAAAGTATTAAAAAGCAACTTGAACAAGAAGACTTTGTGGTTGATAAAATTTCAAGTTTTGATGATAACAGTATGGAAATTAAAATTCATCCTAAAGAAACCAAAACAGAAGTAACTACTAAGGAAGATAAAGAAAAGAAAAATCCAGATAAAGCTACAGACTCTAGCGAAAATAAAGAGGATAAAAAGGAAGAGTCAGATCAAGAGGAGAAGAAAACAGAGATTACTTCTACTGCTGGAAATGCCTTTATAACATTTGGTGTTACTTATCATTATAAAAAACCAACAACTTATAAATGGACGGTAAATGGACAAGAACAAAACACTGGTGACATCCAAAAATTAAATGATGATCGAATGGATGCATTAAATGCAAATGTTACAGCTACTATTGCTGCGGCCAAACAAGTGGTTGCTACTTACGGTAATGGTGAAAGTATGGCAGATTTTGCCAGTCATCAAACTGGAGACCAAATTGTGGCAAGTGCTGGTTCATTAGCAGATTTAGCAAGTAAAGACCCTACACAGCCTGTACCAACCGATAACAGCAAAATTCAACAAGAAGCTAAAGACCTTGCTGATAATTATGATAAGATTTGTCAACAACTTGAAACTTTAGGACAAGCTTCAGGGAATCTACCTGTTGATAAACAAACTAACTCAGATATTAAGGCATTGAATGAGATTAGTAAGAATTTGGGTAAAGATGGTTTAAAAGCTTATTTAGATAATATGTCTAATATTATTGAGTGGTACAACAAGGCTCAAGAATTAGTTAACAGTGAAGATGAAAAACAAACAAATAATGAAAATGAACAGCCAAAAGCGGTAGCTTCCGATGAAACAGATTCATCAACTGAAAAACAAACTAATGATGATTTGGTTAACCAATATAATGATTTGCAAAAATCAATTAATGACAGTGTGAAAAGCTTAGATTATGGTAATAAAGATAAGCAAAAAGATCTTAAACCAGTCATCAAAGATTTGACCAATAATACAACCAAATTACAAAATTCAACTAATTCAATTAAGAATAAACTTAGTCAGAATGTAAAAGACAGTCAAAATCAGGCAAATAATAATCAAGATTTTGCTCAAGCCTTCAATAATGTGATGAGTAATGCACGAAATGGAGAAGCTGATAACAGTAAAGTTTATAATTTCTTGACTAATCCGATTAAGGCTACTGGTTCTTATAGTGAATTGCGTCAACAATCTATCATTCCATACTTTATGACCTTAATTGGTACTCTTGCAGCACTATTTGTTGGTTTAGGAATTGCTAAAAACCTTCCTGGAAGAAAATTAACTGAAGAAACAGCCATGATTGATCACACTCGTCCATGGCTCAATCTTCCAAGTGCGTTAATTACTTTGGGAATTAGTTTTGTAATTGGGGTTTTCTTTAGCTTGACTACAATGGGCGTAGTTCCTGCCACTAGTCATTTTGATTGGGGCTTTTATCCAACTATCATCATGGTAATTATGATCAGTGCAATTGCTGCAGGTGCAAGACATCATCGGATGGTCACAATTTATGTTGTTAGCTTTTTACTTGCCCTTTATATTTTATTAACGCCATTTATTGGAGTCTTAGTACGTTCAGGAAGTTTAATTCAATTCCTTTATCGTATTTCTCCATTACAAAATATTGAAATTGGCTACACCGTATTAATTAATCATGGAGTAATTGGTGGTTTAACTCTTTTCGGATTAATTATTTTCTTAATTGTCGTGATCTTCGCCAACTTCTTTATTAAACCATTACCAACGATTGAAGAAAGTCCAAAAGCAGGTAACGAGCATGAAGCTTAA
- a CDS encoding type VII secretion protein, YukD family, whose amino-acid sequence MKEDLIKIGLHYHEHTYDLQIPRQISLSQLAKQLPEALAVVGVNLPHNFHLSLMDKAINLAEHQPLADYSIGNSDQFEIIEDKEINNATD is encoded by the coding sequence ATGAAAGAAGATTTAATTAAAATTGGTCTCCACTATCATGAGCATACTTATGATTTACAAATTCCGCGACAAATTAGTTTAAGTCAATTGGCTAAGCAATTACCTGAAGCACTAGCAGTTGTCGGGGTGAACTTGCCACACAATTTTCATTTAAGCTTGATGGATAAAGCAATAAATTTAGCTGAACATCAGCCTTTAGCAGATTATTCAATTGGCAATAGTGACCAATTTGAAATTATAGAGGATAAGGAGATAAATAATGCCACAGATTAG
- the essB gene encoding type VII secretion protein EssB produces the protein MPQISDGFNSIEVSKLDSAYKRKVILTADQFHLDAVNEYKLFLGKNDHYFAGEVVKADEDQLELSYQLSNAAIPLPEYVKDLNRLEILQLISHLYWLVDEQVDGLQPFISPDNLYVMGDQVVVMHRGFSKAITPEQESADQRVKQFKALIHYLFNPKLNFTKLVGGSIALNNTFGQTLAKLDQIDQIKSWVNKNLTNQIKSAHRTQITIKKSRYQLTRWVAIVASLVTTAMIILALVWGFYTLPKQNRIIKAQSDYLNNDYSAVVDELNSYQTKSLPQSARFVLAVSYINLDDLSKSQKQAVLKSISQKSSASQLNYWIELGRANYSQALSIAQNIGDNEYILHAYTKLYTATKNNTTMNGSKKQSELNKYRKQINKYIKKLGGAKNEFEGN, from the coding sequence ATGCCACAGATTAGTGACGGTTTTAATAGTATTGAAGTTAGTAAACTTGATTCAGCTTACAAGCGCAAAGTAATTTTAACTGCTGATCAGTTTCATTTAGATGCTGTAAATGAATATAAATTATTTTTAGGGAAAAATGATCATTACTTTGCGGGTGAAGTAGTTAAGGCTGATGAAGACCAACTGGAATTATCTTATCAACTCTCAAATGCTGCTATTCCATTACCAGAGTATGTAAAAGATTTGAATCGTTTGGAAATTTTGCAATTGATTAGTCATCTTTACTGGCTAGTTGATGAACAAGTAGATGGACTGCAACCATTTATTTCACCAGATAATTTATATGTAATGGGTGATCAAGTTGTAGTTATGCATCGAGGCTTCAGCAAGGCAATTACTCCTGAACAGGAAAGTGCTGATCAAAGAGTTAAACAGTTTAAAGCTTTAATTCATTATTTATTTAACCCAAAGTTGAATTTCACCAAATTAGTTGGAGGAAGTATAGCGTTAAATAATACGTTTGGCCAAACTTTGGCTAAACTTGATCAAATTGATCAGATTAAGAGTTGGGTTAATAAAAACTTAACTAATCAAATTAAATCCGCTCATCGTACGCAAATAACAATTAAAAAGTCTCGTTATCAACTAACACGTTGGGTAGCAATTGTTGCTAGCCTAGTAACAACCGCCATGATTATCTTGGCACTTGTTTGGGGCTTTTATACTCTGCCAAAACAAAACCGCATTATTAAAGCACAATCTGATTATTTGAACAATGATTATAGTGCAGTGGTAGATGAACTGAATTCATATCAAACCAAATCATTACCACAAAGTGCACGCTTTGTTTTAGCTGTAAGTTACATTAATTTGGATGATTTATCTAAAAGCCAAAAGCAAGCTGTGCTAAAAAGTATTTCACAAAAATCTAGTGCTAGTCAGCTTAATTATTGGATTGAATTAGGTCGCGCAAACTATAGCCAAGCCTTAAGTATTGCACAAAATATTGGTGATAATGAATATATCTTGCATGCATACACCAAACTTTATACTGCAACTAAGAATAATACGACAATGAATGGTAGTAAGAAGCAAAGTGAGCTTAATAAGTACCGCAAGCAGATTAATAAATATATCAAAAAATTAGGAGGAGCTAAGAATGAATTTGAAGGAAATTAG